From a single Halobellus ruber genomic region:
- a CDS encoding DUF4350 domain-containing protein, with amino-acid sequence MSDRNIVQPLAVLIVALAVVLAGTFAVSALVGSAPTGSPDGATIEGQSPAQYQPDAVDIGADPEDGELAVDSTQNGSRIVIDIRRSSGTSRTDLEPILGAMFEAGHSVTVLDGSNDEEFGDALEDSSGLLIVQPASPYPDGERDAIRDYVDAGGHAVIAGEPTQTRIGGGLFATISQVSFGATELSESYGIRVGAEGLYNVNDEQNDNNFKSIYATPTRGGVLTEGVETVTFHRSGYVVTNSDDVAVHYTAVEGTKTLDTRRAGTYPVVVRNDSVVFVADGSFLSQPELYDADNEEFTGNLLSFLASGDSGTFGG; translated from the coding sequence ATGAGTGACCGCAACATCGTCCAGCCGCTTGCGGTGCTGATCGTCGCCCTGGCGGTCGTGCTGGCGGGGACGTTCGCCGTCTCGGCGCTGGTCGGCTCGGCGCCGACGGGCTCGCCCGACGGGGCAACTATCGAGGGGCAATCGCCCGCGCAGTACCAGCCCGACGCCGTCGACATCGGCGCCGACCCCGAGGACGGCGAACTCGCCGTCGACTCGACGCAGAACGGCAGCCGAATCGTCATCGACATCCGTCGATCGAGCGGGACGAGCCGGACGGACTTGGAGCCGATCCTCGGGGCGATGTTCGAGGCGGGGCACTCCGTGACGGTCCTCGACGGCAGCAACGACGAGGAGTTCGGTGACGCCCTCGAGGACTCCTCCGGGCTGTTGATCGTCCAGCCGGCCAGCCCGTACCCCGACGGCGAGCGCGACGCCATCCGGGACTACGTCGACGCGGGCGGCCACGCGGTGATCGCCGGCGAGCCGACCCAGACCCGGATCGGCGGCGGGCTGTTCGCGACCATCTCGCAGGTCTCCTTCGGGGCGACCGAGTTATCGGAGAGCTACGGGATCCGGGTCGGTGCCGAGGGCCTCTACAACGTGAACGACGAGCAGAACGACAACAACTTCAAGAGCATCTACGCGACGCCGACCCGCGGCGGGGTGCTGACCGAGGGCGTCGAGACGGTGACCTTCCACCGGAGCGGGTACGTCGTGACCAACAGCGACGACGTCGCCGTCCACTACACCGCCGTCGAGGGGACCAAAACCCTCGACACCCGGCGGGCGGGTACCTACCCCGTGGTGGTCCGCAACGACTCGGTGGTGTTCGTCGCCGACGGGTCGTTCCTCTCCCAGCCCGAACTCTACGACGCCGACAACGAGGAGTTCACCGGCAACCTGCTGTCGTTCCTCGCGTCGGGCGACTCGGGCACCTTCGGGGGATAG
- a CDS encoding Brp/Blh family beta-carotene 15,15'-dioxygenase yields MSTFTPGFVRSWNRLRGGHMSLTLSRGTLAVLAVGFGALGAAGVSIPLDAQMVVYLVGMVALNLPHGGYEHFENLRRRRPEFRLRYVAGYLAAIAGFVGLFVVAPVLGLGLALIVAMAKGGIGGLHVLDATVGTDHLRTRGQRYLAAAVRGGAVMLVPIVFWPETFYTFSSLMVGLVDPGGLSTYAGGFDTTRTVIAAGYGTGLVAHVGLGYARGGGRSWLVDAGESVLLAAFFALVPVLVAVGLYFPFWYSARQVARTNHVRDDVGDDQWDLLGEDPETAALRAWGVAVAGAFATFAVLAAIYLLFPNPLAGVSVLPGAVAFWSVFISIVALPHILVGSVFDTERGIWYVP; encoded by the coding sequence ATGAGTACGTTCACGCCGGGGTTCGTTCGGTCGTGGAACCGGCTCCGTGGGGGGCATATGTCGCTCACGCTCTCCCGGGGGACGCTTGCGGTCCTCGCCGTGGGCTTCGGCGCCCTCGGGGCGGCGGGGGTCTCGATCCCGCTCGACGCACAGATGGTGGTGTATCTCGTCGGGATGGTCGCGTTGAACCTGCCGCACGGCGGCTACGAACACTTCGAGAACCTCCGGCGGCGCCGGCCGGAGTTCCGGCTCCGGTACGTCGCGGGCTACCTCGCCGCCATCGCCGGCTTCGTGGGGCTGTTCGTGGTCGCGCCGGTCCTCGGACTGGGGCTCGCACTGATCGTCGCGATGGCGAAAGGCGGGATCGGCGGGCTCCACGTGCTGGACGCGACCGTCGGCACCGACCACCTCCGGACACGGGGGCAGCGGTATCTCGCGGCCGCGGTCCGGGGCGGGGCGGTGATGCTCGTCCCGATCGTGTTCTGGCCCGAGACCTTCTACACGTTCAGCTCGCTGATGGTCGGGCTGGTCGACCCCGGCGGACTCTCCACCTACGCCGGGGGCTTCGACACCACCCGCACGGTCATCGCGGCGGGCTACGGCACTGGTCTGGTGGCCCACGTCGGCCTCGGCTACGCCCGCGGCGGCGGCCGGTCGTGGCTGGTCGACGCCGGCGAGTCGGTCCTCCTTGCGGCCTTCTTCGCTCTGGTGCCCGTCCTCGTCGCCGTCGGACTCTACTTCCCGTTCTGGTACTCCGCCCGCCAGGTCGCCCGGACCAACCACGTCCGCGACGACGTCGGCGACGATCAGTGGGACCTCCTCGGCGAGGACCCCGAGACCGCGGCCCTGCGGGCCTGGGGCGTCGCGGTCGCCGGCGCGTTCGCGACGTTTGCGGTGTTGGCGGCCATCTACCTCCTGTTCCCGAACCCCCTCGCCGGGGTGTCGGTGCTGCCCGGCGCGGTCGCGTTCTGGAGCGTCTTCATCAGCATCGTCGCGCTCCCGCACATCCTCGTCGGGTCGGTGTTCGACACCGAGCGCGGGATCTGGTACGTGCCCTGA
- a CDS encoding phytoene desaturase family protein, whose translation MNNSLSGEPTVTVVGGGFGGLSAAAYLAAAGADVTVLEQHDRVGGHAGVIERDGFRFDSGPSWYLMPDVFERFFDHFDREPDDYYDLERLDPQYRVFWTDGDRVTVRPNRENIHEIFDSYEDGAGDALADYLDEAERNYELAMNRVIYPGRDSIREYVDSDLLPLLPRYRLFGDMDDYVSRYVEHPKLRQLLEYTLVFLGGAPHNTPALYSVMSHVDLNLNVFYPEGGIAGVVDAVADVAREQGATIETGVEVEAIRGRAGEFTLATGAGERHADAVVSNANPAYVERELLDPADRAADPGYWESRTYAPSALLLYLGVEGDVDPLAHHSLVLPTDWDPHFESIFDDPAWPENPAYYLSVASKTDDTVAPDGHHAVVVLVPIAPGLDDGPERRAEYRDFVLADLAERTGVDLRDRIVVEESACVSDFAARFGDPEGTALGLAHTLRQTGPLRPDRRGSVDGLYYAGAYTRPGVGMPMCLISGEHAARAVVEEAPHATPSAAPSRPR comes from the coding sequence ATGAACAACTCCCTGTCTGGCGAGCCGACGGTGACGGTAGTCGGGGGCGGCTTCGGCGGCCTGTCGGCGGCGGCGTACCTCGCCGCCGCCGGCGCCGACGTGACGGTGCTCGAACAGCACGACCGGGTCGGGGGCCACGCGGGAGTGATCGAGCGCGACGGCTTCCGGTTCGATTCCGGGCCGTCGTGGTATCTGATGCCGGACGTTTTCGAGCGGTTCTTCGATCACTTCGACCGCGAGCCCGACGACTACTACGATCTGGAGCGGCTCGACCCCCAGTATCGGGTGTTCTGGACGGACGGCGACCGCGTCACCGTCCGCCCCAACCGCGAGAACATCCACGAGATCTTCGACTCCTACGAGGACGGCGCCGGCGACGCGCTCGCGGACTACCTCGACGAGGCCGAGCGCAACTACGAACTCGCGATGAACCGGGTGATCTACCCCGGCCGCGATTCCATCCGGGAGTACGTCGATTCCGACCTGCTGCCGTTGCTCCCCCGGTATCGCCTGTTCGGGGACATGGACGACTACGTCTCGCGGTACGTCGAGCACCCGAAGCTCCGGCAGCTGCTCGAATACACCCTGGTCTTCCTTGGCGGGGCGCCGCACAACACGCCCGCGCTGTACAGCGTGATGAGCCACGTCGACCTGAACCTGAACGTGTTCTACCCCGAGGGCGGGATCGCGGGCGTCGTCGACGCCGTCGCCGACGTGGCCCGCGAGCAGGGCGCTACGATCGAAACCGGCGTCGAAGTCGAGGCCATCCGGGGGCGGGCGGGCGAGTTCACCCTCGCGACCGGCGCGGGCGAGCGGCACGCCGACGCGGTCGTCAGCAACGCCAACCCGGCGTACGTCGAACGGGAACTTCTCGATCCCGCGGACCGCGCCGCCGACCCCGGGTACTGGGAGTCGCGGACGTACGCCCCCTCGGCGTTGCTGCTCTATCTGGGCGTCGAGGGCGACGTCGACCCGCTGGCGCATCACTCCCTGGTGTTGCCGACCGACTGGGACCCCCACTTCGAATCGATCTTCGACGATCCCGCGTGGCCGGAGAACCCTGCGTACTACCTCTCTGTAGCCTCGAAAACCGACGACACGGTCGCACCCGACGGCCACCACGCGGTGGTGGTGTTGGTCCCGATCGCACCGGGGCTCGACGACGGCCCCGAGCGGCGCGCGGAGTACCGCGACTTCGTGCTCGCTGATCTGGCCGAGCGGACCGGCGTCGACCTCCGCGACCGGATCGTCGTCGAGGAGTCCGCCTGCGTGAGCGACTTCGCCGCGCGGTTCGGCGACCCCGAGGGGACCGCACTGGGGCTCGCCCACACCCTCCGACAGACCGGGCCGCTCCGCCCGGACCGACGTGGCAGCGTCGACGGGCTCTATTACGCCGGCGCGTACACCCGCCCCGGCGTCGGGATGCCGATGTGTCTGATCAGCGGCGAACACGCCGCACGGGCCGTCGTTGAGGAAGCCCCGCACGCCACGCCGTCGGCGGCGCCGTCCCGGCCGCGATAG
- a CDS encoding helix-turn-helix transcriptional regulator, which translates to MVDPFGEISFLTRSENRITVLETLAGGRYTEQELTDETGISDVTVKRAIDAFRQRGWIRETETGYTTTPVGELLAADYRRLAGTMDVACHVGPVVDLLPVDEMDFDLRLLSEARISDPDDVDVLEIVDRWITLIREADRLEVFAYRTGRIVAEPIYEGIEAGTLELEAVVPPSELEQIRSDPTTREFKQKIIDAGGNYYLAPEDQPKPYSVGMFDDLAAIAGWGSDSKPQVHLESRADPIVEWTRSRYERAKADAEPLTAEDLEP; encoded by the coding sequence ATGGTGGATCCGTTCGGGGAAATCAGCTTCCTGACGCGGTCGGAGAACCGGATCACGGTTCTCGAAACGCTCGCTGGGGGCCGGTACACGGAACAGGAGTTGACCGACGAGACCGGGATCTCCGACGTCACCGTCAAGCGGGCGATCGACGCGTTCCGCCAGCGGGGGTGGATCCGCGAGACGGAAACGGGGTACACGACGACACCCGTCGGGGAACTGCTGGCCGCCGACTACCGGCGGTTAGCGGGAACGATGGACGTGGCGTGTCACGTGGGGCCGGTCGTCGACCTCCTGCCGGTCGACGAGATGGACTTCGACCTGCGGTTGCTCTCGGAGGCGCGGATCTCCGACCCCGACGACGTCGATGTCCTCGAAATCGTGGACCGGTGGATCACGCTCATCAGGGAGGCCGACCGGCTGGAGGTGTTCGCGTACCGAACCGGACGGATCGTCGCCGAGCCGATCTACGAGGGGATCGAGGCCGGAACCCTCGAACTGGAGGCGGTCGTCCCGCCGTCGGAGCTCGAACAGATCCGGTCCGACCCGACTACACGCGAATTCAAACAGAAGATCATCGACGCCGGCGGAAACTACTACCTGGCCCCCGAGGATCAGCCGAAACCGTACAGCGTCGGGATGTTCGACGACCTCGCGGCCATCGCGGGCTGGGGGTCGGACAGCAAGCCACAGGTCCACCTCGAATCCCGCGCGGACCCGATCGTCGAGTGGACCCGGTCCCGGTACGAGCGGGCCAAGGCGGACGCCGAACCGCTGACCGCCGAGGATCTCGAACCCTGA
- a CDS encoding TlpA family protein disulfide reductase translates to MRDRSTDDTRTLHSRRALLAAGGAAGTALLGGCLGGGGDPGSESGSGGDTTTDAAGTDWQSVELDEVRGGETFTIAGLQSPTIVHSFAVWCPKCERLSNQLTAIDGEYTILGLNTDPNEDAAKVREYAEENDFGWRFAVAPTDLTDALVAEFGSTVVNAPSTPVIVVCGDGSTTFLSGGDSTRPTITNTAEGC, encoded by the coding sequence ATGCGTGATCGAAGCACCGACGACACCCGGACGTTGCATTCCCGCCGGGCGCTGCTCGCGGCCGGCGGCGCGGCGGGAACGGCGCTCCTCGGCGGCTGTCTCGGCGGGGGCGGCGACCCCGGATCGGAATCGGGGTCGGGTGGCGACACGACGACCGACGCCGCCGGCACGGACTGGCAGTCGGTCGAGCTCGACGAAGTGCGCGGCGGGGAGACGTTCACGATCGCGGGCCTCCAATCGCCGACGATCGTCCACTCCTTTGCGGTGTGGTGCCCGAAGTGCGAGCGGCTCTCGAACCAGTTGACCGCAATCGACGGGGAGTACACGATCCTCGGGCTCAACACCGATCCCAACGAGGACGCGGCGAAGGTCCGGGAGTACGCCGAGGAAAACGACTTCGGGTGGCGGTTCGCGGTGGCGCCGACCGACCTGACCGACGCGCTCGTCGCCGAGTTCGGGTCGACCGTCGTCAACGCCCCCAGCACGCCGGTCATCGTCGTCTGTGGGGACGGGAGTACGACCTTTCTGTCGGGCGGCGACAGCACCCGGCCGACCATCACGAACACCGCCGAGGGCTGTTGA
- a CDS encoding cytochrome c biogenesis CcdA family protein translates to MPLAGEVATSFALGLATPLSAVCVVPLYPGFLAFLSNQGEAAPSVATLSAIVAGGVIAFMSVVGVVFTTLLQSSLTAVVEVVSPIAFGLLAVLGVVLIADLHPQSRLPTVEPPQTRYPSASAFAYGAFFGAIVLPCNPGFISVFFARAFLFADPVASVANFGAFGVGMAAPLLGFGVVSEPWRDRVLGALTRHRRGVNAVTGSVLLAVSAYYLVVVFEVFGSVG, encoded by the coding sequence ATGCCGCTGGCCGGCGAGGTCGCGACCTCGTTCGCCCTCGGACTTGCGACCCCGCTGTCGGCGGTGTGTGTGGTTCCGTTGTACCCCGGGTTTCTGGCGTTCCTGTCGAACCAGGGCGAAGCCGCGCCGTCGGTCGCGACGCTGTCGGCGATCGTCGCGGGCGGCGTGATCGCGTTTATGAGCGTCGTCGGCGTGGTGTTCACGACGCTGCTGCAGTCGTCTTTGACCGCCGTCGTCGAGGTGGTCTCGCCGATCGCGTTCGGGCTGCTCGCGGTCCTGGGTGTCGTCCTGATCGCCGACCTCCATCCGCAGTCGCGGCTCCCGACCGTCGAGCCGCCACAGACCCGCTACCCGTCGGCGTCGGCGTTCGCGTACGGCGCGTTCTTCGGCGCGATCGTGTTACCGTGTAACCCCGGGTTCATCTCGGTGTTCTTCGCCCGGGCGTTCCTGTTTGCGGACCCGGTGGCGAGCGTCGCCAACTTCGGCGCCTTCGGGGTCGGGATGGCGGCGCCGCTTCTGGGGTTCGGGGTCGTCTCCGAGCCGTGGCGCGATCGGGTCCTCGGGGCGCTGACGCGGCACCGCCGCGGCGTCAACGCCGTGACCGGGAGCGTCCTGCTCGCGGTGTCGGCCTACTACCTGGTGGTCGTCTTCGAGGTGTTCGGGTCGGTCGGGTAG
- a CDS encoding BBE domain-containing protein, producing MHGSNYSRLANVKAKYDPENVFSRNVTVRPAD from the coding sequence GTGCACGGGTCAAACTACAGCCGGCTCGCGAATGTGAAGGCGAAATACGACCCCGAGAACGTGTTCAGCCGGAACGTCACCGTTCGGCCCGCCGACTGA
- a CDS encoding cytochrome P450, with translation MSQRRRPPNPPEANVINALRFTRTPLRFLEGIQSRYDDVAEVSLPVGPSIVVVTNPSLCHEAMDRIDDFSRVPASGAAALISEHGLVQTEGPLWQNQREDISPGFGAGPLETYVDAVADRVTSLREEWDAAVDAGEPGRDLHRDMTGVTVRAASEALFGTDIGPERAAEMHRIARQAATEFEVSATTITPEWFPDRPAAETRGMAARLREMGEEIIETKRAERDPEDPPQDMLDFLLLAEASGDRDYPENHLRDQVVSFLIAGHETTALGTTYTQSLLSWNPEVRERVREEARKVIGDDKPGFEHAADLTYTGKVFTEALRLYPPAWAVLRSAQGAQSLGGYTIDDGSLVIMPQWSVHRDGRYFENPAEFDPSRWDDRGPSERPAYFAFASGPHACVGRGFAENGARVALATLVRDFDLDVPRDQLSNLMVTPTLRPGDGVDATLSRAE, from the coding sequence ATGAGTCAGCGACGGCGCCCACCCAACCCGCCCGAGGCCAACGTCATCAACGCGCTGCGGTTCACCCGGACACCGCTGCGGTTCTTAGAGGGCATCCAGTCGCGGTACGACGACGTCGCCGAAGTGTCGCTGCCGGTCGGCCCCTCGATCGTCGTGGTGACGAACCCGTCGCTGTGTCACGAAGCGATGGACCGGATCGACGACTTCTCGCGGGTCCCCGCAAGCGGCGCGGCGGCGCTCATCTCCGAACACGGGCTCGTCCAGACCGAGGGGCCGCTGTGGCAGAACCAGCGCGAGGACATCTCGCCGGGGTTCGGCGCCGGTCCCTTGGAGACGTACGTCGACGCGGTGGCCGACCGGGTGACGTCGCTCCGCGAGGAGTGGGACGCCGCCGTCGACGCGGGCGAGCCGGGTCGTGACCTCCACCGCGATATGACCGGCGTGACCGTGCGGGCCGCGAGCGAGGCGCTGTTCGGCACCGACATCGGCCCCGAGCGGGCGGCGGAGATGCACCGGATCGCCCGCCAGGCCGCCACCGAGTTCGAGGTGTCGGCGACGACGATCACGCCGGAGTGGTTCCCCGATCGACCCGCCGCGGAAACCCGGGGGATGGCCGCGCGGCTCCGGGAGATGGGCGAGGAGATCATCGAAACCAAGCGAGCGGAGCGCGACCCCGAGGACCCGCCGCAGGATATGCTCGACTTCCTACTGCTGGCCGAGGCCTCCGGCGATCGCGACTACCCCGAGAACCACCTCCGCGACCAGGTGGTGTCGTTCCTGATCGCGGGCCACGAGACGACCGCGCTGGGGACCACCTACACCCAGTCGCTGCTGTCGTGGAATCCCGAGGTGCGCGAACGGGTCCGCGAGGAGGCCCGCAAGGTGATCGGCGACGACAAGCCGGGGTTCGAACACGCCGCCGACCTCACGTACACCGGCAAGGTGTTCACCGAGGCGCTCCGACTATACCCACCGGCGTGGGCGGTGCTCCGTAGCGCTCAGGGGGCGCAGTCGCTCGGCGGCTACACCATCGACGACGGCTCGCTGGTGATTATGCCGCAGTGGTCGGTCCACCGCGACGGGCGGTACTTCGAGAATCCGGCGGAGTTCGACCCTTCGCGGTGGGACGACCGCGGGCCCAGCGAGCGGCCGGCGTACTTCGCGTTCGCCAGCGGGCCGCACGCCTGCGTCGGGCGCGGGTTCGCGGAGAACGGCGCGCGGGTCGCGCTGGCGACGCTCGTCCGCGACTTCGACCTTGACGTCCCGCGGGATCAGCTCTCGAACCTGATGGTGACGCCGACGCTCCGGCCGGGCGACGGCGTCGACGCCACGCTCTCGCGGGCGGAGTGA
- a CDS encoding class I SAM-dependent methyltransferase, which translates to MSDAEPELTEAQRVEALWSRVPYHQYARVVAPAAAHLVDAADVTADDSVLDVACGTGNVAITAARRGADVTGIDLNGDMLEWAQENADLIDAEIAFERGDATDLPVGGGYDVVLSSFGHHLTSDPVTATEELVRAADPGGTVAYTAYALDGVVGDAYDALADYHPRGDDVVKPFYWGDAEFVENRFADLFEDLEFDRGEVHMHGLSPTHMVEHTLDISGAIRTPFEQATDQDALYDEWVDVASDYFADNVYTIEYLLVRGTV; encoded by the coding sequence ATGTCGGATGCAGAACCCGAACTGACGGAGGCACAGCGTGTCGAAGCACTCTGGTCGCGCGTTCCGTACCACCAGTACGCTCGCGTGGTCGCGCCCGCGGCGGCACACCTCGTCGACGCCGCCGACGTGACGGCGGACGACAGCGTTCTCGACGTCGCCTGCGGCACCGGCAACGTGGCGATCACCGCAGCGCGCCGCGGCGCGGACGTGACGGGAATCGACCTCAACGGGGATATGTTGGAGTGGGCCCAGGAGAACGCCGACCTGATCGACGCGGAGATCGCGTTCGAGCGCGGGGACGCGACCGACCTGCCCGTCGGCGGGGGGTACGACGTCGTGCTGTCGTCGTTCGGTCACCACCTGACGTCCGATCCGGTGACGGCGACGGAGGAACTCGTCCGCGCCGCCGACCCCGGCGGGACGGTCGCCTACACCGCCTACGCGCTCGACGGCGTCGTCGGCGACGCCTACGACGCGCTCGCCGACTACCACCCGAGGGGAGACGACGTGGTCAAGCCGTTCTACTGGGGCGACGCGGAGTTCGTCGAGAACCGCTTTGCGGACCTCTTCGAGGACCTCGAGTTCGACCGCGGCGAGGTGCATATGCACGGGCTCTCGCCGACCCATATGGTCGAGCACACGCTCGACATCAGCGGCGCCATCCGGACGCCGTTCGAGCAGGCGACCGACCAGGACGCCCTCTACGACGAGTGGGTCGACGTGGCCAGCGACTACTTCGCGGACAACGTCTACACGATCGAGTACCTGCTCGTCCGTGGGACCGTCTGA
- a CDS encoding S49 family peptidase, with protein MADNRWPISETKAAYVVVVTVLVVLAAVAAPIVWNIGSAAADDNPTVQVITLRGGTTDANVNAVATALREARNNDSVAAVVLRVDSPGGPVAPSEELYLAVNRTAAEMPVVAYVEGAAASGGYYGIVPADEIIVKPSSTVGSIGVIVQAPLSAVEQAEQVSGTFVRSGPDKAQIDQDRLREDLERLQRAFVGTVMTHRSDELSLSREEVANGRTYLGTQAVQNGFADRIGDIGSAIETAAARSDRIDGDNYDVAYTTRTVQITLSIQAAAVEEVDGNTIYYTEADAGETEFVRPVRYYAVWGVPVEATAGAEGDADE; from the coding sequence ATGGCCGACAACCGCTGGCCCATCTCGGAAACGAAGGCCGCGTACGTGGTGGTCGTGACCGTCCTGGTGGTCCTCGCCGCCGTCGCCGCCCCGATCGTGTGGAACATCGGGTCGGCCGCCGCCGACGACAACCCGACGGTTCAGGTCATCACGCTCCGCGGTGGAACGACCGACGCGAACGTCAACGCCGTCGCGACCGCCCTCCGCGAGGCGCGGAACAACGACTCCGTCGCCGCCGTCGTTCTCCGGGTCGACAGCCCCGGCGGCCCCGTCGCACCGAGCGAGGAGCTCTACCTCGCGGTCAACCGAACCGCCGCGGAGATGCCGGTGGTCGCGTACGTCGAGGGCGCGGCCGCCTCCGGCGGCTACTACGGCATCGTCCCGGCAGACGAGATCATCGTCAAACCCAGTTCGACCGTCGGCAGCATCGGCGTGATCGTCCAGGCGCCGCTGAGCGCGGTCGAACAGGCCGAGCAGGTCTCGGGGACGTTCGTCCGCTCCGGCCCCGACAAGGCACAGATCGATCAGGACCGGCTCCGTGAGGATCTGGAACGCCTCCAACGGGCGTTCGTCGGAACGGTGATGACCCACCGCAGCGACGAGCTCAGTCTGAGCCGCGAGGAGGTCGCCAACGGCCGGACCTACCTCGGCACCCAGGCGGTCCAGAACGGGTTCGCCGACCGGATCGGCGACATCGGCTCCGCGATCGAGACCGCCGCCGCCCGCTCCGACCGGATCGACGGCGACAACTACGACGTCGCGTACACGACCCGGACGGTGCAGATCACGCTGTCGATCCAGGCCGCCGCGGTCGAGGAGGTCGACGGGAACACCATCTACTATACCGAGGCCGACGCCGGGGAGACGGAGTTCGTCCGCCCGGTGCGGTACTACGCCGTGTGGGGCGTACCCGTCGAGGCGACGGCCGGCGCGGAGGGGGATGCCGATGAGTGA
- a CDS encoding carbohydrate kinase family protein — MNVTDDDAPDILVAGECLVDFLPDRPGALPTVEQFTRRAGGAPANVAVRLADLGAAPWFWTRIGDDAFGAFLAETLESAGLPDRFVETDPDAKTALAFVAHDENADREFSFYRENTADTRFSTGAVPDEALDAVAWVVSGGLCLSAEPARTAMFDLLDRAGDRDCTVVFDPNARPEQWDGGFPDAFEAACAAADVVKATPADLGAAGVEGSPDALLDAVLERGPHTALLTLGEAGATARATEDAPWGPAEAAHPGYEVDVVDTTGAGDAFTAGAVRGLADGLGLAGALSFGNAAAAATTTEPGAIDADVDPSVVDRLRAE; from the coding sequence CGACGACGCACCCGATATCCTCGTCGCCGGCGAGTGTCTGGTCGACTTCCTCCCCGACCGACCGGGGGCGCTCCCGACGGTCGAGCAGTTCACCCGACGCGCCGGCGGCGCCCCCGCGAACGTCGCCGTCAGGCTCGCCGACCTCGGGGCCGCGCCGTGGTTCTGGACCCGGATCGGCGACGACGCCTTCGGCGCGTTCCTCGCGGAGACGCTCGAGTCGGCCGGGCTTCCCGACCGATTCGTCGAGACCGACCCCGACGCGAAGACGGCGCTCGCGTTCGTCGCCCACGACGAGAACGCCGATCGGGAGTTCAGCTTCTACCGCGAGAACACCGCCGACACCCGGTTTTCCACCGGCGCCGTCCCCGACGAGGCGCTCGACGCCGTCGCGTGGGTCGTCTCCGGCGGTCTGTGTCTGTCGGCCGAGCCCGCACGGACCGCGATGTTCGACCTGCTCGACCGCGCCGGGGACCGGGACTGTACCGTCGTTTTCGACCCGAACGCCCGTCCCGAACAGTGGGACGGCGGCTTCCCGGACGCCTTCGAGGCCGCCTGCGCGGCCGCCGACGTGGTGAAGGCGACGCCGGCGGACCTCGGGGCTGCGGGCGTCGAGGGATCGCCCGACGCCCTGCTCGATGCGGTCCTCGAACGTGGCCCCCACACGGCCCTCCTCACGCTGGGCGAGGCGGGGGCGACCGCGCGGGCGACCGAGGACGCCCCGTGGGGCCCCGCCGAGGCGGCACACCCCGGCTACGAGGTCGACGTCGTGGACACGACGGGGGCCGGCGACGCGTTCACCGCCGGCGCGGTCCGCGGGCTCGCCGACGGGCTGGGACTGGCGGGGGCGCTGTCGTTCGGGAACGCCGCGGCCGCCGCCACGACGACCGAACCGGGGGCGATCGACGCCGACGTGGATCCGTCCGTGGTCGACCGGCTTCGGGCGGAGTGA